The Immundisolibacter cernigliae genome has a window encoding:
- the hemA gene encoding glutamyl-tRNA reductase: MFVDYYAPGARPSYLTRRHLDMLLLALGINHHTAPLDVRERVAILPERLEPQLRSLLLQPDVAEASLLSTCNRTELLVALGSHESTGALDWFRAACAGLQQPVDPYLAVFRGPLAARHMFRLAGGLDSLVVGEPQILGQLKESYDLARRVGGVGKWLGRAYQQAFAVAKRIRTDTAIGANPVSVAFAAVTLARQIFGDLAQHSALIIGAGDTAELTLRHLHGQGVKRITIANRTLARAQQLAAPYGAQAVPLTAVPSLLERADIVLSSTNSELPILGKGTVESALKARRRRPMFLVDLAVPRDIEAEVSSLRDVYLYTVDDLRGVVQEGLQSRQAAVGEAERIVDSQVDAFMEWCNAQQAVPLVRALRGGMLRTRDLETERALADLRRGRPPEQVIQRLAHDLTNKLAHGPSVQIRRAGEQGDAALLDAARRLLGFDESQ; encoded by the coding sequence GCTACCTGACCCGCCGTCACCTCGACATGCTGTTACTCGCCCTGGGCATCAACCACCACACCGCGCCGCTGGACGTGCGCGAGCGGGTGGCCATCCTGCCCGAGCGCCTGGAGCCGCAGTTGCGTTCGCTGCTGCTGCAGCCGGACGTGGCCGAGGCCAGCCTGCTGTCCACCTGCAACCGCACCGAACTGTTGGTGGCGCTGGGCTCGCACGAATCGACCGGGGCGCTCGACTGGTTTCGGGCTGCCTGTGCCGGCCTGCAGCAACCGGTCGATCCGTACCTGGCCGTCTTTCGCGGTCCGCTGGCGGCACGGCACATGTTCCGCCTGGCGGGCGGTCTGGACTCGCTGGTGGTCGGTGAGCCGCAGATCCTGGGCCAGCTGAAAGAGTCCTACGATCTTGCCCGTCGCGTGGGCGGCGTCGGCAAATGGCTGGGCCGCGCCTATCAGCAGGCGTTTGCGGTCGCCAAGCGCATCCGCACCGACACCGCAATTGGCGCGAATCCTGTGTCGGTGGCCTTCGCCGCGGTGACTCTCGCCCGGCAGATTTTCGGCGATCTTGCCCAGCACTCGGCGCTGATCATCGGCGCCGGTGACACCGCCGAACTGACCCTGCGCCACCTGCACGGCCAGGGCGTGAAGCGAATCACGATCGCCAACCGCACCCTCGCCCGCGCCCAGCAACTGGCCGCGCCCTACGGCGCGCAGGCGGTGCCGCTGACCGCCGTGCCGTCGCTGCTGGAGCGGGCCGACATCGTGCTGTCGTCCACCAACAGCGAGCTGCCGATCCTGGGCAAGGGTACGGTGGAGAGTGCGCTCAAGGCCCGGCGTCGCAGGCCGATGTTCCTGGTGGATCTGGCCGTGCCGCGCGACATCGAGGCCGAGGTGTCCAGCCTGCGCGACGTGTACCTGTACACCGTGGACGACCTGCGCGGCGTGGTGCAGGAAGGCCTGCAGTCGCGCCAGGCGGCAGTCGGAGAGGCCGAGCGCATCGTCGACAGCCAGGTCGACGCTTTCATGGAATGGTGCAACGCCCAGCAGGCGGTGCCGCTGGTGCGGGCGCTGCGCGGCGGCATGCTGCGCACGCGCGATCTTGAAACCGAGCGCGCGCTGGCCGATCTGCGCCGTGGTCGCCCGCCGGAGCAGGTGATCCAGCGCCTGGCGCACGACCTCACCAACAAACTCGCCCACGGGCCGTCGGTGCAGATCCGCCGCGCCGGCGAGCAGGGCGACGCCGCCCTGCTGGACGCCGCCCGCCGCCTGCTGGGTTTTGACGAGAGTCAATGA